One genomic window of Cyprinus carpio isolate SPL01 chromosome B8, ASM1834038v1, whole genome shotgun sequence includes the following:
- the zgc:110353 gene encoding arrestin domain-containing protein 3 isoform X1, which translates to MIWNFAIEYDALNDRNTFSNGDTLLGRVIMEVSKETKIKALTVKVKGKADVSWTETQGEDSVTYWDKEKYFSQTLPVLPEDNADGSIILVAGRHALPFAFQLPYQSLSFRGLPSSFKGAHGKIHYRLSAKLSRSMRATSKAEAKFTFVARADYDRSTLMALQHGSKDKDVIFFASGNISMNIFLPKTGYQQGERLVVNGEIVNSSTRKIVPKYIIYQKQSFFAGGQRAVHTTQILKDKGEPLASSTRQNLSKVLVLPTEISTTIQNCRILKVEYRLKVILDVSFTKNPVIKLPLIILPLHDGTSSNELDAGLHKDLAKMNV; encoded by the exons ATGATCTGGAACTTCGCTATTGAGTATGATGCCTTAAATGATCGCAACACCTTCAGCAATGGGGATACTTTGTTGGGCAGAGTTATCATGGAGGTATCAAAGGAAACCAAAATCAAGGCTCTGACTGTCAAGGTGAAAGGCAAGGCTGATGTGTCATGGACTGAGACACAAGGGGAAGACAGTGTGACATACTGGGATAAAGAAAAGTATTTCTCACAAACTTTACCTGTCTTACCGGAGGATAACGCAGATG GCTCTATAATTCTTGTGGCTGGTAGACATGCCTTACCTTTTGCCTTTCAGCTTCCCTACCA ATCTCTCTCTTTCAGGGGCCTGCCTTCATCTTTTAAAGGTGCTCATGGTAAAATTCATTACCGACTTTCGGCCAAGTTGAGCAGGTCTATGCGTGCAACAAGTAAAGCTGAAGCAAAGTTCACCTTCGTTGCCAGAGCTGATTATGACCGGTCAACACTGATG GCACTTCAACATGGCAGTAAAGACAAGGATGTCATATTTTTTGCCTCTGGAAATATTTCAATGAATATTTTCTTGCCAAAGACAGGCTACCAGCAAG GAGAAAGGCTAGTTGTCAATGGTGAAATTGTAAACAGCTCAACTCGAAAAATTGTGCCAAAGTACATTATCTACCAGAAGCAAAGCTTCTTTGCTGGAGGCCAGAGAGCTGTTCATACCACCCAGATACTGAAGGATAAGGGAGAGCCTTTAGCATCCTCCACCAGACAGAATCTGTCGAAAGTATTAGTCCTTCCCACAGAAATCAGCACCACCATCCAGAACTGCAGAATCCTCAAAGTCGAGTACAGACTGAAG GTTATTTTGGATGTATCGTTCACTAAAAACCCTGTGATTAAACTCCCGTTGATCATACTGCCTCTACATGACGGGACCTCATCCAATGAGTTGGATGCAGGACTACATAAAGACCTGGccaaaatgaatgtttga
- the zgc:110353 gene encoding arrestin domain-containing protein 3 isoform X2, producing the protein MIWNFAIEYDALNDRNTFSNGDTLLGRVIMEVSKETKIKALTVKVKGKADVSWTETQGEDSVTYWDKEKYFSQTLPVLPEDNADGSIILVAGRHALPFAFQLPYQGLPSSFKGAHGKIHYRLSAKLSRSMRATSKAEAKFTFVARADYDRSTLMALQHGSKDKDVIFFASGNISMNIFLPKTGYQQGERLVVNGEIVNSSTRKIVPKYIIYQKQSFFAGGQRAVHTTQILKDKGEPLASSTRQNLSKVLVLPTEISTTIQNCRILKVEYRLKVILDVSFTKNPVIKLPLIILPLHDGTSSNELDAGLHKDLAKMNV; encoded by the exons ATGATCTGGAACTTCGCTATTGAGTATGATGCCTTAAATGATCGCAACACCTTCAGCAATGGGGATACTTTGTTGGGCAGAGTTATCATGGAGGTATCAAAGGAAACCAAAATCAAGGCTCTGACTGTCAAGGTGAAAGGCAAGGCTGATGTGTCATGGACTGAGACACAAGGGGAAGACAGTGTGACATACTGGGATAAAGAAAAGTATTTCTCACAAACTTTACCTGTCTTACCGGAGGATAACGCAGATG GCTCTATAATTCTTGTGGCTGGTAGACATGCCTTACCTTTTGCCTTTCAGCTTCCCTACCA GGGCCTGCCTTCATCTTTTAAAGGTGCTCATGGTAAAATTCATTACCGACTTTCGGCCAAGTTGAGCAGGTCTATGCGTGCAACAAGTAAAGCTGAAGCAAAGTTCACCTTCGTTGCCAGAGCTGATTATGACCGGTCAACACTGATG GCACTTCAACATGGCAGTAAAGACAAGGATGTCATATTTTTTGCCTCTGGAAATATTTCAATGAATATTTTCTTGCCAAAGACAGGCTACCAGCAAG GAGAAAGGCTAGTTGTCAATGGTGAAATTGTAAACAGCTCAACTCGAAAAATTGTGCCAAAGTACATTATCTACCAGAAGCAAAGCTTCTTTGCTGGAGGCCAGAGAGCTGTTCATACCACCCAGATACTGAAGGATAAGGGAGAGCCTTTAGCATCCTCCACCAGACAGAATCTGTCGAAAGTATTAGTCCTTCCCACAGAAATCAGCACCACCATCCAGAACTGCAGAATCCTCAAAGTCGAGTACAGACTGAAG GTTATTTTGGATGTATCGTTCACTAAAAACCCTGTGATTAAACTCCCGTTGATCATACTGCCTCTACATGACGGGACCTCATCCAATGAGTTGGATGCAGGACTACATAAAGACCTGGccaaaatgaatgtttga